The stretch of DNA TTCTTGTGCTGGGCCGGGGCGGTTGGAGTTTCGGGAGGTTCAGCGGCAACTCCTGCTGCCGCGGCCCCGGCCGCTGCGGTGGAGGCGGGGGTGCCTGGGGCTGACTGCGGGGTGGCTTCCGCGTGCGCTGCACGTTCAGCGGGAGCTGGTACTGCCCGTCCCGGCCCACCCGAGGCTTGTTCTCCGGCCACTCGCCATCGGCGGGCAGCTTCGTCTGTCGCCCCCGCGTTGCTGGCCGGGTCGGTTTCGGCGGCTCCGGGGGTGGCGCGGGTCGCCGCACGCGCCGCGCCTCGATCGGCAGCCGGTATTGCCCATCGCGGCCGACTCGTGGTTTGTTCTCCGGCCATTCCCCGTCGAGCGGGAATTTCATCTGCCGGCCACGCGGTCCCGTCGAGGACTTCCGCTCCGGGGGAGGCTCCGGAGCCGACTTCGGCTTGGGTTGCCGTTGCACATTCAGCGGAAGCTGGTATTGCCCGTCCCGGCCGAGCCGGGGCTTGTTCTCCGGCCATTCGCCATCCAACGGAAGCTCCAACTGTTTACCCTGCTGGGCTGGGCGAGAACGCGAGGACGGTTGCGGCGCCGGTCGCCGTTGGGTCGGTTTCCGCACTCTCTTGACGTTCAGCGGCAACATGTACTGCCCGTTGGAAGTGGCCCGCGTTGTGGCATACGGGTCCGACGGCTCGGCCGATTTCTGACCCCCACGGGAACGAGGGCTCTTTCCGCCACCACCTCCCATCCCCTTGAGGAAACCGAAAGTCTTGTAGGCGATGAACCCTCGGACGAGACTGCCGACCAGAGAACGGCCTCCGCCGCCGCGCAGAGATCCAAGAATCCAGAACGGAATCTTGATAAGGACGTAGCACAAGGCGAGTGCGACCAGAAACTGAATCACAGCGCTTCCCCCTTGTTGTTAGTTGAACAGCGTGATTCCGCCGGGCCAAAAGAAGAGCTTGATTGCCGCAACCAAGGCGAGCGATTGACCAACTTGAATGGCCATCACTCCGGCGAAGGCTTTCCACCACCAGAACGCGATACCTTCGGTTTGCGGAAGCGCGTGACACATGAGCAAGATCGGGGCGCCCGCGAGCAAAATGATGGTCAGCGTGATGCGGACGATGTAGGTCAGCAGAACCGCGACGAGCATGACAATGAGAGCGAGCGCGATAAAGATGACGAACACTCCGCCTACATCGAGGTCGTCCATCAAGGTGTCGCGCATCGCACGACCCGCCACCTCCGGGCTCAACTGATCGCCGAGGACTGCACGCGAGAGCGCGTTACCGATTTCGATCACCTTGCCGCCGAAAAACAGCGACAGGTTGGACGCAAGGAACCCGACAATCACCCGAGGAAGGATCTCCTTGATGGAATGCCGGGTCTGCAGTGTTTCGTGGGCCATGACGATGATGCCGGCCACCAGAATGAGCGTCGCGTAGACCGCGATGACGATCTGCTGCGAGCTGCCCCATATCTGTCCCATGACCGGCAGTTGGTCCAGCGGAGGAGTCACCAACAGCGACTTCGCGAGCAGGTCCAGCAGGCTGTTCAAACCGGGCGTGACCAAATCGCGGAAGAACGACTCGATCGCATCCGATACGCACGCTGGAATGTCAGTGATCCCGCACGACGACTCCTGGGCCGGAGCTTGATGGGGGCTCGATTGATTTCCGGGCGGCTGGTTGCCCGGAGGCACCGGAACGGGTTGGGGGATGCAGCTCGGCCCCTGGCACGGCGGCGGAGGGGGCGCGGGAACGGGTGCGGACGGGGCGGCAGGTGGTGGCGGGGCGGGCTGAGCGCTCGCGGCACCGGTGAAAGCCAGCCCCGCCGCCACGACGAGCACGAGTAGGGCGGCCACCGCGGTACACACGCGGCCCAGGCGGTGGCCCGCCCCTGGGGTGGAATACGCGGTGGCCGGCATGGGATCAGGCCCCCACGATTCCGCGCAGGATCTCTACGACCAGCGGCGCCAGCGCCGCGAGCGCGTAGCCGAACCCAGCGGACTTGAAAGACTGCTTGGCCTTCTCGACCTCGCCTGGGTCACCGTTGGCCAGCACGTAGCGGACGCCGCCGATGGTCAAGAAGACCGTGGCCAGCAGGGCGAGCAGACCCATGATCCAGTTGCGGATGTTGTTGAGGACGTCGTCGATCGTGCGGGCCAGCGCGAGGACGTGGGTGGTCTCGGCGACCGCGGGCATCGAGATCGCCAGGAGGCCGGCGGTGGCCAATCCGGCGATCATCAGCAGCCGGAGACCACCGCATCGGCAGGGGCACGAGGCAGACAAGAAGTGCATCAGGGAGACCTCCAGACAGCGCGTACGAAGCGGCAGGAGCGCGAAGCGGGTAGGGCTCACCCGCGTCCCTGAAGTCCGGAATTCGGGGCCTGATCGGTCGCTGGGCCGCCGACTTTTTTCACTACGCTCTGTGACTGGACTGAGTCCTCGGTCTGCTCGTCGGGGGACAGTCGTGCCGCGGCGGTATCGCCGGTCGGATCACTGTCGCCAGGGCTCGCTTCGGACTCGGTAAGCCAGGCAACGAGTCGGCTCTCGGCCCGGCGGCGAATGCTGCGCAGTCCCTCGTAGGTCAGCCCGGGGTGGTGTGGCCAGTCAGCCAGCTCGACGCCTTCCAGGCGGGTCGCGCCGATCAGCTCGGCCTCGGTCTGGGTCAGGACCCCAGCCTCGACCGCCCGCGCCAGAACCAAGTCCGGATGCCCGGACGGGGGCTTGGGTTCGCTGGAGTGGAACCCCGGCGGCTTCGGGGTCGGCCCGTCCATCCCGTCCAGCAGTGCCCGGTGCCCGGCGCGGTAGGCGGCCCACCGCAGCCGGATGGTGATCCGCCCCTCGGTGAGATCCACGGTCTGCAGCCCGTCGAGGAACCCGCGCAGCACCTCGGCGTGGATGTCGCTGGGGTCGTCGGCGTAGCGCTCGGTCAGCCGGGCCGCCAGGGAGGTCAGCATCGGCAGCGCCAGACCGACCGCGGTGATCGTCCAGGTTCCGCCCTCGACGCGGGCGCGGCTGATCACGTGTGCCCAGACCTGGTCCCACACCCGGCGGGGGCAGCCGTGGGCTAGCAGCAGGTCTCGGAGTTCGTCGACCGGGATGATCCGGTCGGGAAGGTGGTCGAACAGGCGGCCGTCCACAGCCACCGGGTGGTCCCCTGCGGTCAGCCACCCGAAGGCTTCACGGGCGGCATCCAGCGGGTAGCCCGGCCACTCTTCGTGCTCGCAGTGGATAGGGAGAGCCATTGCTCGGCTCCTCTCGAACGGCGGTTGATGACGCCGCCGAGAGGGCCAGGCGAGGAACAGCGCAGCGCACGGTTCCGTACTAAGACGAAACTAAAATGATCTTCTTGTTCCGGAACAAGGAGATCATCTTTTGATCAACTTAGAGATCGCGCTCCAAGGGGACAGCAAGCCTGTGCGCTGCGGCGTTAGTCAGACGCTGTTCCGTTGCTGTCACTCCGACTGAGCGGAGGAATGGAACAAGAAAAAGGATCTTGAGAAATTTCCGGAGCGATCTTGAACAGCACCACCGCGGGATCATTGGCGCCCTGCCAACAGCCGCGACTGTCGATCTTCATCGCCTCATCACGAGATCAACAAGCATCTTGGTGGAACCGGAGACGCCAGTGACGCTGGGTGTCAGTTCCGGTTGAGGGATGGCGAGAAAAATCTTGGCCCGGCGGTGACCGATCGGGGCCGTTTTCGCGGACTTCAGGGGTGTCCTTGGCAAGACCGACCGATCACCGGAGCACGCGATGTCTGCCCTCCCGCTCCCGGAGGTACCGCCTCCTGACACCCCCGACGGCCACCCGCCGAACCCCTGCGTCGAGTCGGTTCGCGCCCCCCGCCGTGAACCCGCCGGCCCACCGGTGTCGGCGACGGTGCGGCTGTGTCTCGTCGACCCCGCCGCGGACGCCGACGAGATCGTCACCGCCGCGGTCTCGATGATCACCACGACCTACACCGCGCCCGGCGACCGGATCATGCTCGCCGACGGCGAGGCCCCAGCGACGGGTTCGAGCCGGACGCGTCGGGACCGGCTCGTGGAGTCCGTCCTACGACTCGGCCGCGGCGCAACCGCCACGCCGGACCACCGCGCTCACGGCGATCATGAGTCCGCCACGGCGGGTGAGGGCCTGCCCGGCGCCCGGGGGTCCGGGTCCGGACTCGGACCGCGGCCCGGCGACGCGGCCGAGCCGGTCGCGAACCCGACCGACCAGCAACCGCTCGACGAGTCGCCCGGCCCGGGTTTCGACGGCTTCGAGTTGATCATCGCGGGCTGGCCCGACCACCCCGCAGACCCGTTCGCGATGGACGACTGGACACCGCTGCTCGCCCCTGCCGGCACCGTCGTCGTACTCACGCACAGTAGTGATCAGCGCGAAGCGCGAGTCGGCCATTCGGGGCAGTTGTCGCGTGCCGCAGCCTTGGCCGGATTGATCTTGACCGACCGGCTGATCCTGGCCCACCAACCCCCGTCGCCCCCTCGGCCGGCGACCCGGCGCAGCCTCCGAGCGATCGCCCTCGGCGGCCACCGCCGCATCCACACCACCGCCAGCGTCTTCCGCCGCTCGACCCTGTCCCCGGAGGTTCGCCATGCCTAAGACCCTCCTGCGCCCCGGCAGCGTCTGGGACACCGGCAGCACCACCCCAGCCCGGCAGATCGCGGACCGGCACGTCGGAGCCACCCGCGCCGACACCGCACTGACCCCGGACGTCGCGCGGCAGATCATCACCACTTACACCGCTCCCGGCGACACCGTCTGCGACCCGAACCCGGGACCGGGACTGGTCCTGGCCGAAGCCCTCCGGGCGGGCCGGGACGTGCTCGGCCTGCCCACCGAGCCCCGGTGGGAATCCGCCCTGGAGGCCAACCTGGACCTCGCCCGCCTCGCCGGCCCGGTCGGCACCGCGACCCTGCTGGACAGCGTCGACGACCCCCGCACCGCCGAACTGCCCGGCGCCGTCGACCTCGTACTCACCGGCCTGCGGCACACCCCGGCCAGCGACCCCAGCCGGGTGCTGGTCGGGCTGTATGAGGACCTGGACGCCGTCGCCGACTGGGTCTGGCCCGGCGGGCACATCGTGATCACCTGCCGCCCCTGGCGCCGCCACGGCAGCCTGCTCGACCTACCCGGCAAAGTCGGCGACGCCGCTGCCGCGATCGGCCTCGCGCCCGCCGACCACTGCATCGCTCTGACCGCACCCATTCGAGGAAACCGGGTGCGCCCGAGAATCGTCAGCCGCGCGGGGCGCCTCCCGGAAAGCACCGATATCCACGGCCGCACCACAGCCATCTCGGCTCATCTTGACGTGCTCGTTTTCCGCCTCCCCACAACCGCACGTCGTGAAACTCCTCAGCGAGGTGCCGCGTGAATAGGCTCTACTATCGTGACGAGACCATCGAAATGCATATTGGCGACGCACTTCAGATCATGGCATCGCTTCCCAACGCTTCGGTGGACTGTGTCGTCACCTCTCCGCCTCACTGGGGACTGCGCGATTACGGAACCGCGGTCTGGATCGGCGGAAACCCCGAGTGCCGACACACCTTGGGAACAACACCCCATCAACGCCGGACCACCAGGAAACGTACGCACTGGTGGCCTCGTTCGAGCATTAACAAGCACTGCAGGAAGTGCGGCGCTCGTGCGCACGATCGGCAATACGGCCTGGAGCCGACGATCGATGATTACGTCGATCGCCTCCGGGAGGTGAGTGCGGAAGTCTGGCGCCTCCTGACCCCACGGGGTACGTACTGGCTCAATCTTCGAGATGGTTTCAGCTACCACAACAGCGGCACGGGCAGCACGCGCAAAATCACGACCGAAGAGGCTCCTTCGGTCGTTCGGCACAAAAGTCTCTTGGGGATTCCGTGGCGGGCGGCTCTCGCTTTGCAACAAGACGGGTGGATCATTCGCAACGCGATGGTCTGGCACAAGCCCAACGGCATACCGGACCCGGCATCGGATCGGTTCTCCTCGCGCTACGAGATGGTTTTCCTCTTGGTGAAGCAGCCGGACTACTACTTCGACGCAACCCGCGCGCTCGAACCGTTGTCGCAGAACCGTCCGGGGTATCGGAAGAACCACCGCGGGGGAAATAAGCCGCACACGGTCCGATCCCCGTGGCACCCGCGGGGAGCTGGCAAGAACGTCGGCGACGTCTGGTCGATCTCCACGCGACCGCTGCCGGACGCGCACTGCGCTCCGTTTCCAATTGACCTTCCGCAGCGATGTATCGCGGTCGGCTGCCCTGAAAAAGGCCGCGTCCTCGACCCCTTCTCCGGAGCAGGAACCACTGGCCTCTCCGCCCGACAACTGGGCCGGTCGTTCCAGGGAATCGACCTGCGGGCGGATTACCACGACATTTTCCTGCGGCGACTTCGGCAGCAAAGCAGGCGTATCGAGGTCACCGACGAAACAAATCCAGGAGCCAACGTTGCGTAAGAACCAGTTCTGCGCCGCCAGCAACGCGGGCTTTCCTCCAGTACGACGGCGTGACCGAAACGCCGTGCAGTGGTGTGTGACACGGCAGTCACGACTCGCTCCCGTCCGCCGGCGTTACGCTTCCCGCCGCGATGCCGCCCCGGGCCTTGGGCGACCCGGCAGCTTCGGCATGTGTGACCAGCCGACGATCACACGAGGTGAGGACGAAATGAGTCGCGCTCCTCAGCCGAGCGATCACCAGTCTCTGCACGCCGCATGGTCGACGGGACGGCATCTCAACGCAGTCCTCCCAATCCTGGCCGAAGGCGCCTGCGACGGGGTTGAGGGGGCTGTCGCATGAGCACACACGATCCGCTCACCGATGCCACTGCTGCGGATGCTGACACGGTCTCGGCAGCAGCCGAACTTGCCTCGGCAGCTCGTGAACTGGCCGACGCCGCCCGCACGCTGGCCGAACACGCTCCGCACGACCCCGATGCGTTGCTCACCGCCGAACAGCTCGGAGACCTCCTGCGGCTTTCGCCACGCACATTGAAAGAGCAGGCCGCGGCCGGGCTCATCCCGCACCGCAGGTTCGGCAAGCACTACCGCTTCAGCCGCGACGACGCCGCAGAAATCGTACGGCTCGCCAG from Saccharopolyspora sp. SCSIO 74807 encodes:
- a CDS encoding pilin, which encodes MHFLSASCPCRCGGLRLLMIAGLATAGLLAISMPAVAETTHVLALARTIDDVLNNIRNWIMGLLALLATVFLTIGGVRYVLANGDPGEVEKAKQSFKSAGFGYALAALAPLVVEILRGIVGA
- a CDS encoding helix-turn-helix domain-containing protein, which encodes MSTHDPLTDATAADADTVSAAAELASAARELADAARTLAEHAPHDPDALLTAEQLGDLLRLSPRTLKEQAAAGLIPHRRFGKHYRFSRDDAAEIVRLARKTPMPQRRGFRAA
- a CDS encoding DNA modification methylase, translated to MPKTLLRPGSVWDTGSTTPARQIADRHVGATRADTALTPDVARQIITTYTAPGDTVCDPNPGPGLVLAEALRAGRDVLGLPTEPRWESALEANLDLARLAGPVGTATLLDSVDDPRTAELPGAVDLVLTGLRHTPASDPSRVLVGLYEDLDAVADWVWPGGHIVITCRPWRRHGSLLDLPGKVGDAAAAIGLAPADHCIALTAPIRGNRVRPRIVSRAGRLPESTDIHGRTTAISAHLDVLVFRLPTTARRETPQRGAA
- a CDS encoding site-specific DNA-methyltransferase, which codes for MNRLYYRDETIEMHIGDALQIMASLPNASVDCVVTSPPHWGLRDYGTAVWIGGNPECRHTLGTTPHQRRTTRKRTHWWPRSSINKHCRKCGARAHDRQYGLEPTIDDYVDRLREVSAEVWRLLTPRGTYWLNLRDGFSYHNSGTGSTRKITTEEAPSVVRHKSLLGIPWRAALALQQDGWIIRNAMVWHKPNGIPDPASDRFSSRYEMVFLLVKQPDYYFDATRALEPLSQNRPGYRKNHRGGNKPHTVRSPWHPRGAGKNVGDVWSISTRPLPDAHCAPFPIDLPQRCIAVGCPEKGRVLDPFSGAGTTGLSARQLGRSFQGIDLRADYHDIFLRRLRQQSRRIEVTDETNPGANVA